In Roseofilum reptotaenium CS-1145, the DNA window CGTCTCAATAACTTTGCCCAAGAACCCAAAGTATATCAAGCAGAACCTCCAACTCAAGCTCAAAAAACCCAATATATAGTTATGGGGAGTATCGCCGCAGTATTGGTTGGACTTCTTATCTTTATTTCCTTTGCTGTTAGCTAGTGGACAGCAAGTGTCAAGTTTGGTAGTAGTGACTCTCTCTCCTTTCTCCCCTCTAGATAGTATTCTAGAGGGGTTATTCCTGTGACTTTTCCCTGGTCTATATACTCCCTTAAACCTCATGACTCCAGCGATTCTGATTCAAAATCTCAAAAAACGATATGGCAACATTGATGCGGTGAAAGATGTATCCCTAGACGTTCAGGCCGGAGAAATTTTCGGTTTGCTAGGGCCCAATGGAGCCGGAAAAACCACGACTCTGCGTTGTTTATGTACCCTCAGTACTCCGGATAGTGGCAAACTGGAAGTAGCAGGAATTTCTGTGGTGGAGTATCCGAAAGCGACTCGGCAATTGTTAGGCTATGTGGCTCAGGAAGTGGCTCTGGATAAAGTGTTAACCGGTCGGGAATTACTGAACCTACAAGCTGCTCTGTATCATATTCCTGGGAAGGAAATTGGCGATCGCGTCCAAGAAATGATTAACCGGCTGGGTATCCAAGAGTACGCCGATCAGAAAACGGGAACCTATTCAGGGGGGATTCGCAAACGCCTAGACTTGGCCGCTGGACTGTTGCACCAACCCAAGGTATTAGTCTTAGATGAACCGACAGTCGGCTTAGATATTGAAAGTCGAGTGGTGGTGTGGGACTTTCTGCGGGAATTGAGAGACTCAGGAACCACGGTTCTGATTACGAGCCACTATTTAGAAGAAGTGGACATTTTAGCCGATCGCGTCGCGATTATCGATCAAGGTAAAGTCATTGCCTGCGGAACGCCTTCAGTACTGAAAACGCAAGTGGGAGGCGATCGCATCACCCTACGAATTCGGGAGTTTTGTCCCCCGGATGAAGCCGAACAAGCCAAAACCCTCTTGCAAGCCTTACCGAACGTTCAAGAAGTCATTATCAACAGCGCTCAAGGCAATTCCTTAAATCTAGTAGTCAACACCAATCCGACTACCTCTGAATCCACCGTATTGATTAACGTGCAACACGCCTTGAATCAAGCAGGACTCCCCTTATTTAGTATTGCCCAATCTCGACCCAGTTTAGATGATGTTTACCTGGCCGCTACGGGACAGACGCTCCTGGATGCCGAATTAGCCGCTGCCGGGACACGAGATTTGAAGAAAGAACGAAAACAAAATATGCGTTAATCTCGAATCAAAGTGCATTCCTAACTGTGGATTCTTAACCAAGATACCTATGACTGTCACATCCCCTCAATCCAATCTTGACCTGGATATCAGCACCCTGAAACAACGTTCTCAATTCTCGTTTGCTGAACTGGTGCAAGAAACTCTGGCTCTCACCAAACGCCTGTTTATTCAGCTCCAGCGCCGTCCAGCCACCCTTGTTGCTGGAGTCATTCAGCCCCTGATGTGGTTAATCCTGTTTGGAGCGCTGTTTCAAAATGCTCCAGAAGGATTTTTAGGCGATCGCCTCAACTATGGGCAATTCCTCGGCGCTGGCGTAATTGTCTTTACTGCCTTTTCCGGGGCCCTCAATGCCGGACTCCCCGTCATGTTTGACCGCGAGTTTGGCTTTCTCAACCGTCTGTTAGTCGCTCCCTTAAGCTCTCGCTACTCCATTGTCCTGGCTAGCGCTATCTATATTGTCACCCTAGCCCTGATTCAAACCGCCGTCATTATGGTCGCTGGGATTTTTCTGGGCGCAGGATTTCCCACATTCTCAGGACTGGCACTCATTACCCTGATTATTCTCTTATTGGTGTTAGGAGTAACGGGAGTCAGTTTAGGCTTCAGCTTTGCCCTTCCCGGCCATATTGAACTGATCGCCGTGATTTTCGTCGTTAACCTACCCTTACTCTTTGCCAGTAGCGCCCTAGCCCCCCTCTCCTTTATGCCCCACTGGTTACAAATTGTTTCGAGTTTAAATCCGCTCAGTTATGCGATCGAGCCGATTCGCTATCTTTATACTCATTCCGATTGGGGATTCGGTAGTATGGTAATGGCTGCTCCCTGGGGTGATATTTCTCTGGGAGGGTGTTTACTGGTACTCTTGAGCGTTGATGCGATCGCCCTCCTCGGAATTCAACCCCTACTGCGTCGTCGTTTATCCTAGTTCGCAATTTTCCGGAGGTTCTATGTCCATCAAACCTTTAAAGTACACCCTGTTTACCCTACTCACTGGC includes these proteins:
- a CDS encoding ABC transporter permease, with amino-acid sequence MPMTVTSPQSNLDLDISTLKQRSQFSFAELVQETLALTKRLFIQLQRRPATLVAGVIQPLMWLILFGALFQNAPEGFLGDRLNYGQFLGAGVIVFTAFSGALNAGLPVMFDREFGFLNRLLVAPLSSRYSIVLASAIYIVTLALIQTAVIMVAGIFLGAGFPTFSGLALITLIILLLVLGVTGVSLGFSFALPGHIELIAVIFVVNLPLLFASSALAPLSFMPHWLQIVSSLNPLSYAIEPIRYLYTHSDWGFGSMVMAAPWGDISLGGCLLVLLSVDAIALLGIQPLLRRRLS
- a CDS encoding ABC transporter ATP-binding protein gives rise to the protein MTPAILIQNLKKRYGNIDAVKDVSLDVQAGEIFGLLGPNGAGKTTTLRCLCTLSTPDSGKLEVAGISVVEYPKATRQLLGYVAQEVALDKVLTGRELLNLQAALYHIPGKEIGDRVQEMINRLGIQEYADQKTGTYSGGIRKRLDLAAGLLHQPKVLVLDEPTVGLDIESRVVVWDFLRELRDSGTTVLITSHYLEEVDILADRVAIIDQGKVIACGTPSVLKTQVGGDRITLRIREFCPPDEAEQAKTLLQALPNVQEVIINSAQGNSLNLVVNTNPTTSESTVLINVQHALNQAGLPLFSIAQSRPSLDDVYLAATGQTLLDAELAAAGTRDLKKERKQNMR
- the psb34 gene encoding photosystem II assembly protein Psb34, with amino-acid sequence MPYTTEEGGRLNNFAQEPKVYQAEPPTQAQKTQYIVMGSIAAVLVGLLIFISFAVS